The sequence AAGCAAATCCCACAGCCTACTCAGATTTCTTTATAGCTTGTAGATTAAGATTGAGGAAAGGATCAGGCTCAGGAATGGCAGTGGCAACAGCCGCTCTCAGTTCGGCAACAGCTGCTGGAACCCTGATGAGCTCCGGCAGCCAGACCACCACCCAGAAGAGAAAAAACAGAATGGTGCACGCAAGAGGGCTGAATTCTTATGGTGGTCTCAAAGCTCACAACAATTTGGTGCTGTCTCTGGGATTGCCAGTATGCACTGAGCAGTGCTTTGCAAA comes from Juglans microcarpa x Juglans regia isolate MS1-56 chromosome 8S, Jm3101_v1.0, whole genome shotgun sequence and encodes:
- the LOC121244965 gene encoding uncharacterized protein LOC121244965 gives rise to the protein MAVATAALSSATAAGTLMSSGSQTTTQKRKNRMVHARGLNSYGGLKAHNNLVLSLGLPVCTEQCFAKVVSSLRTKSRGKRGGGGALSSTCNAADEIFQIAVIINALVLIGVAVGFILLRIEAFVEESED